A portion of the Chiloscyllium punctatum isolate Juve2018m chromosome 5, sChiPun1.3, whole genome shotgun sequence genome contains these proteins:
- the LOC140476890 gene encoding melanocortin receptor 5-like: MAGFNISLSTGATISPNHTDVTYPSWLLSRTIPERNGSIQVNGSTVEGCTEILIPMEVYLILAGVSLLENLLVIVAVIKNRNLHSPMYFFICSLAVSDILLSLTKAWEAITINVTSGKEHQFTPTLIKRLDDMYDSLLCISFTASIFNLAAITTDRYITIFHALRYYNIMTRKRVAVIIAAIWIFCTFTGIIMISFAKYEGIVSFFFILFFITLVLIISLYIFIFLLAQMHAKQIRSLPGYRAHQRTNFKGALTLTILLGIFIACWAPFSLHLTLYLFCPSNPYCACFICLFQVDLVFIMCHSIIDPLIYAFRNPELCNAFKKMLCCFKRQT; encoded by the coding sequence ATGGCAGGTTTCAATATCTCACTCAGCACCGGGGCAACCATCTCCCCAAATCATACAGATGTCACCTACCCTTCTTGGTTGCTGAGCAGAACAATACCTGAAAGAAACGGCAGCATCCAGGTGAATGGGAGTACTGTGGAAGGGTGCACTGAAATCTTGATTCCTATGGAGGTCTACCTCATCCTTGCAGGTGTCAGTTTGCTGGAAAATCTGCTGGTGATCGTTGCAGTGATCAAAAACAGGAACCTACATTCCCCGATGTACTTCTTCATCTGCAGTCTAGCCGTTTCAGACATTCTGCTGAGCTTGACCAAGGCATGGGAAGCAATTACAATAAATGTAACATCTGGAAAGGAACATCAGTTCACTCCTACCCTGATAAAGAGATTGGATGATATGTATGACTCATTGTTGTGCATTTCTTTCACAGCTTCCATCTTCAACTTGGCAGCAATCACAACTGACAGATACATCACTATTTTCCATGCTTTGCGCTACTACAACATTATGACAAGAAAGCGAGTAGCAGTCATCATTGCAGCAATATGGATCTTTTGTACTTTTACTGGTATCATCATGATCTCTTTCGCTAAGTATGAAGGCATTGTTAGCTTCTTTTTTATATTGTTCTTCATAACGCTGGTTCTCATCATATCCCTTTATATATTCATATTCCTATTGGCTCAAATGCATGCCAAACAGATTCGATCACTTCCAGGTTACAGAGCCCATCAACGTACCAATTTTAAAGGAGCTCTCACACTAACGATCCTCCTCGGGATATTCATCGCCTGTTGGGCCCCATTTTCCCTCCACCTCACCCTCTACTTGTTCTGCCCTTCAAACCCATACTGTGCATGTTTCATATGCCTCTTTCAGGTGGATCTCGTCTTCATCATGTGCCACTCAATTATTGACCCTCTTATTTATGCATTCCGAAACCCTGAATTATGCAACGCTTTCAAGAAAATGTTGTGTTGTTTTAAAAGGCAGACCTAA